AGGTCCCGTTGTCGGACGAACGATAGATCGGCGTCCCGCAGCATCCAAACGCGAAAAGAAGTCCGCCGGATGTTCCGCCGATGAGATCGGTCTCCGGCATGAACTGATTTCTCAAGGTCGCCCAGGTCATTCCCTCATCCGTCGACCGGTAGATCCAGTGTCCCGCGTACTGGCTCAATGCGAACAGGTTAGAGGGAGTTGTACGCGCGAAGGTCCAGATTTCGGAGAGCGTGGGACCTTTTTGCAGAAAAGGAGCGGAGCTCTGGGAGATGTACGCTCCATCCCGATCTGTTCCGACGATCGCGACGGCAGGGGATTCGCTGAACGTTAGGGAGAGGATCTCGGAATAGGTTCGGAACAGCTCCTGGTACCTGAAGCCGCTTGGCGTTCTGAAGATTTTGAAGAGCCGGCCGGCGCGCGTCCCGGCGTAAATGTCTCCGTTCGGGGCGGCTCCAACCTTGACGGTGGCATCGGACCCTTTGAGCGGGAGCGGTCTGATTCTCCGGAATATCTGGGCGTTATTATCTGAAACGAAAACGCTCTTCCCATTCGCATAGAGGAGTGTCCGTCCGGCGGAGGCACCAAGCGTTACCTGCGACCCCCGGTGAAGGATGCGCCTCCAATCCTGCCCGTATCTGCTTCTGTAGACCGTCCCCGCGTCGATCGTTGCGATAAAATATCCGTCGGGATTTGCCGCGAACTCATTGACGTTCGCAAAGCTCCCGGCTCCGACTCCCTACTGGTATTTGGGTCCGACGTTCTGCCACGAGGCTCCGTTATCCGACGACTCGAACACGCCGTAATACCCGGCCACATAGATTTTCCCGTTAGAGGGAAACCAGACCGATTTTGCCCCCGCGAGATTGCTCATGAGCGTCCAGGTATTTCCCTCGTCCCCCGATGTATACAGCGCGGAACCCGTCAAGAGATACAGTTCGCCATTCGGCCGAAGGAGGAATTGTGCAGGCGTTTGATCAGGACGATCCTTCGATATGACATATTTGCCTTCCCAGGTCTCCCCTTGATCAGTCGAACGATAATACTGATATTCGACGGGTGAGTTCATTTCCCCTCCAAGGAGTATCGCCCCGCCCGGGGTGGTAACGGAACAAGACACCTTCCCCGTGAACGGACCGGGGAGCTTATTCCAATATGGATCTTGCGACCTGGTGGTTGTGGCAAGCAGAATGAACGGCAGCAGACAGGCAAGATACTTCATGGCGGTTCCCTCCTGAGAACATGGACAGCAACAGCACCAATCGTTCGCTCTCCCATCCGAAACGAGTAGTAACCAGCGGGATGACGCGCGCAATCTACCGAACAAAGGTGCAATTGTCAACTCGCAGGGGGACCGGGGAGTTCCGATTCGGGGT
This window of the Bacteroidota bacterium genome carries:
- a CDS encoding sialidase family protein codes for the protein MKYLACLLPFILLATTTRSQDPYWNKLPGPFTGKVSCSVTTPGGAILLGGEMNSPVEYQYYRSTDQGETWEGKYVISKDRPDQTPAQFLLRPNGELYLLTGSALYTSGDEGNTWTLMSNLAGAKSVWFPSNGKIYVAGYYGVFESSDNGASWQNVGPKYQ